In one Pseudomonas purpurea genomic region, the following are encoded:
- a CDS encoding chemotaxis response regulator protein-glutamate methylesterase, with amino-acid sequence MAVKVLVVDDSGFFRRRVSEILSADPSIQVVGTATNGKEAIDQALALKPDVITMDYEMPMMDGITAVRHIMQRCPTPVLMFSSLTHEGARVTLDALDAGAVDFLPKNFEDISRNPEKVKQLLCEKVHSISRSNRRFSAYSAPAPTPAAAPAPAPVTFGGSAPARPAPSAAPAPARAAAASPSSPAPKRKSYKLVAIGTSTGGPVALQRVLTQLPANFPAPIVLIQHMPAAFTKAFAERLDKLCKISVKEAEDGDILRPGLALLAPGGKQMMVDGRGAVKILPGDERLNYKPCVDITFGSAAKSYGDKVLAVVLTGMGADGREGARLLKQGGSAVWAQDEASCVIYGMPMAIVKANLADAIYGLDEIGKHLAEACI; translated from the coding sequence ATGGCAGTCAAAGTCCTGGTGGTGGACGATTCGGGGTTTTTCCGCCGCCGCGTCTCGGAAATTCTTTCAGCGGATCCGAGCATCCAGGTTGTCGGTACGGCGACCAACGGTAAAGAGGCGATCGATCAGGCCCTGGCCCTCAAGCCAGACGTGATCACCATGGACTACGAGATGCCGATGATGGATGGCATCACGGCAGTGCGGCACATCATGCAGCGCTGCCCGACGCCGGTGTTGATGTTCTCCTCGCTGACGCATGAAGGTGCCCGGGTAACCCTCGACGCACTGGACGCTGGTGCGGTGGATTTCCTGCCGAAGAATTTCGAAGACATCTCGCGCAATCCCGAGAAGGTCAAGCAACTGCTGTGCGAGAAGGTTCACAGCATCTCGCGCAGTAACCGTCGTTTCAGTGCCTACAGCGCTCCGGCGCCGACTCCGGCTGCCGCGCCTGCACCTGCGCCAGTCACGTTTGGCGGCAGTGCTCCAGCGCGCCCGGCACCGTCGGCTGCGCCAGCACCGGCCCGTGCAGCGGCGGCCAGCCCTTCGTCGCCGGCACCCAAGCGCAAATCCTACAAGCTGGTGGCCATCGGTACGTCCACGGGCGGCCCGGTTGCACTGCAGCGGGTGTTGACTCAGTTGCCGGCGAACTTCCCGGCGCCGATCGTGCTGATCCAGCACATGCCGGCGGCCTTCACCAAGGCCTTCGCCGAGCGGCTGGACAAGCTGTGCAAGATCAGCGTCAAGGAAGCCGAGGATGGCGACATCCTGCGTCCAGGCCTGGCCCTGTTGGCGCCTGGTGGCAAGCAAATGATGGTCGATGGCCGTGGCGCGGTGAAAATCCTGCCGGGCGACGAGCGTCTGAACTACAAGCCGTGCGTGGACATCACCTTCGGTTCGGCGGCTAAATCCTACGGCGACAAAGTTCTGGCGGTCGTATTGACCGGCATGGGCGCCGACGGTCGTGAAGGCGCGCGCCTGCTCAAGCAGGGCGGCAGTGCGGTCTGGGCTCAGGATGAAGCCAGCTGCGTGATCTACGGCATGCCGATGGCGATCGTCAAAGCCAACCTGGCGGATGCGATCTACGGGCTCGACGAGATCGGCAAGCACCTGGCCGAGGCTTGTATCTGA
- a CDS encoding flagellar motor protein, with protein MDVLSLIGIIMAFVAIIGGNYLEGGHLGALANGPAALIVLGGTIGAALLQSPMSAFKRAMQILGWILFPPHVDLAGGIDRVVNWSLTARKEGLLGLEGVADAEPDSYSRKGLQLLVDGAEPEAIRSILEVDFYTQESRDIEAAKVFESMGGYAPTIGIIGAVMGLIHVMGNLADPSQLGSGIAVAFVATIYGVASANLVLLPIAAKLKSIALRQSRYREMLLEGILSIAEGENPRSIELKLQGFMD; from the coding sequence ATGGATGTGTTAAGCCTTATCGGGATCATCATGGCGTTCGTCGCCATTATTGGTGGCAACTACCTGGAGGGTGGTCATCTCGGTGCCTTGGCCAACGGCCCGGCAGCGTTGATCGTGCTGGGCGGGACCATCGGCGCTGCGTTGTTGCAGTCGCCGATGAGCGCCTTCAAGCGTGCCATGCAGATCCTTGGCTGGATCCTGTTTCCGCCTCACGTCGATCTGGCCGGTGGCATCGATCGCGTGGTGAACTGGAGCCTGACCGCCCGCAAGGAAGGTTTGCTGGGGCTGGAAGGGGTGGCGGACGCCGAACCCGACAGCTACTCGCGCAAAGGCCTGCAACTGTTGGTGGACGGTGCCGAACCGGAAGCGATTCGCAGCATCCTGGAAGTGGACTTCTACACCCAGGAAAGCCGTGACATCGAGGCCGCGAAAGTCTTTGAAAGCATGGGCGGCTACGCGCCGACCATCGGCATCATCGGTGCGGTGATGGGCCTGATTCACGTGATGGGCAACCTCGCCGATCCGTCGCAACTGGGCAGCGGTATTGCCGTGGCGTTCGTCGCGACCATCTACGGCGTGGCCAGCGCCAACCTGGTGCTGTTGCCGATTGCCGCCAAGCTCAAGTCAATCGCATTGCGGCAGTCACGTTATCGCGAAATGTTGTTGGAAGGCATTCTGTCGATCGCCGAAGGTGAAAACCCTCGCTCCATTGAGTTGAAGCTTCAGGGCTTCATGGATTGA
- the motD gene encoding flagellar motor protein MotD, whose protein sequence is MARRRQPEEHVNHERWLVSYADFITLLFAFFVVMYSISSINEGKYKVISEALIGVFTDSDRALKPIPIGDERPKTVTPAQPLIKDSDQIDAGISQASKDPLKSIADDISAAFGDLISSNQMTIRGNELWVEIELNSSLLFGSGDAMPSDIAFNIIDKVAAILKPFDNPIHVEGFTDDQPIRTAQYPTNWELSSARSASIVRMLAMQGVNPGRLASVGYGEFQPVANNATTEGRARNRRVVLVVSRNLDVRRSLTGTGTAHATPDAALKRAGTQTAPTPVKSPGRESAVNSPSPAL, encoded by the coding sequence ATGGCACGTCGTCGCCAACCTGAAGAACATGTAAACCATGAACGTTGGCTGGTTTCGTACGCCGACTTCATTACGTTGCTGTTCGCTTTCTTCGTCGTGATGTACTCGATCTCCTCGATCAACGAGGGCAAGTACAAGGTGATTTCCGAGGCGCTGATCGGCGTGTTCACCGACTCGGACCGCGCCCTCAAGCCGATTCCGATCGGTGACGAGCGACCGAAGACCGTCACCCCGGCACAGCCTCTGATCAAGGACAGCGACCAGATCGACGCTGGCATCAGTCAGGCCAGCAAGGACCCGCTCAAAAGCATCGCCGATGACATCAGCGCAGCGTTTGGTGATCTGATCAGCTCCAATCAGATGACCATTCGCGGCAATGAACTGTGGGTCGAGATCGAATTGAACTCCAGCTTGCTGTTCGGCAGTGGCGACGCCATGCCGAGCGACATCGCGTTCAACATCATCGACAAGGTCGCGGCGATCCTGAAGCCGTTCGATAACCCGATCCACGTCGAAGGCTTCACGGACGACCAGCCGATCCGCACCGCGCAGTACCCCACCAACTGGGAGCTGTCTTCGGCGCGTTCGGCGAGTATCGTGCGGATGCTCGCCATGCAGGGTGTGAACCCTGGGCGGCTGGCCTCGGTCGGGTATGGCGAGTTCCAGCCGGTGGCCAATAACGCCACCACCGAAGGCCGGGCGCGCAATCGCCGTGTGGTGTTGGTGGTGTCGCGCAACCTCGATGTACGTCGCAGCCTGACCGGCACCGGCACCGCCCATGCGACGCCTGATGCGGCATTGAAGCGTGCTGGCACACAAACTGCACCGACGCCCGTCAAGTCGCCGGGACGCGAGAGTGCCGTCAATTCTCCGTCACCCGCTTTGTAA
- a CDS encoding ParA family protein gives MRVWAVANQKGGVGKTTSSIALAGLLAEAGKRVVVVDLDPHGSMTSYFGYDPDSLEHSCYDLFLHKGTVPQGLPGQLLMPTSDERISLLPSSTALATLERQSPGQSGLGLVIAKSLAQLWQDFDYAVIDSPPLLGVLMVNALAASQQLVIPVQTEHLAVKGLERMVNTLAMINRSRKQALPFSIVPTLFDRRTQASLGTLRVLRDRFPDDIWQGYIPVDTRLRDASRAGLTPSQFDGKSRGVLAYRALLKHLLAQQLAPQVA, from the coding sequence ATGAGAGTCTGGGCAGTTGCCAATCAAAAGGGTGGTGTTGGTAAAACCACTTCCTCCATCGCTTTAGCCGGGTTGCTGGCTGAGGCGGGCAAGCGCGTGGTTGTGGTCGACCTCGACCCCCACGGCTCCATGACCAGTTACTTCGGCTATGACCCTGACAGCCTGGAGCACAGCTGCTACGACCTGTTCCTGCACAAGGGCACCGTGCCGCAAGGCTTGCCCGGTCAGTTGCTGATGCCCACCAGCGACGAACGTATTTCCCTGTTGCCGTCGAGCACCGCGCTGGCCACCCTTGAGCGTCAGTCGCCGGGCCAGAGTGGCCTGGGGCTGGTGATCGCCAAGAGTCTGGCGCAATTGTGGCAGGACTTCGATTACGCCGTGATCGACAGCCCGCCGTTGCTCGGTGTGTTGATGGTCAACGCCCTGGCGGCGAGCCAGCAATTGGTGATCCCGGTGCAGACCGAACACTTGGCCGTCAAAGGCCTGGAGCGCATGGTCAACACCCTGGCGATGATCAACCGCTCGCGCAAACAGGCGCTGCCGTTCAGCATCGTGCCGACCCTGTTCGACCGCCGGACCCAGGCGTCCCTCGGGACGTTGCGGGTGTTGCGCGACAGATTCCCCGACGATATCTGGCAGGGTTACATTCCGGTCGATACCCGTCTGCGCGATGCGAGTCGCGCCGGTCTGACCCCTTCACAGTTCGATGGCAAAAGCCGCGGTGTGTTGGCGTATCGGGCCTTGCTCAAACACTTGCTGGCCCAGCAACTTGCTCCGCAGGTGGCTTGA
- a CDS encoding CheW domain-containing protein: MNRPVEIKTRPQLALQSYLDSLLQEATEELPVTLEALPEVVEPESTLDEFQAAVLEEQARDAQKTAAVVAPVVAPVAAPVAPVVPAPVVVPVLEAPAPVMAPSLVAPLLQALVPPVVEVHLPPSNTPPPVESDGRPSWAAEPFECLLFDVAGLTLAVPLVCLGSIYSLAGHELTPLFGQPEWFLGILPSQAGNLKVLDTARWVMPDRYRDDFRQGLQYVISVQGYEWGLAVHQVSRSLRLDPNEIKWRTHRGQRPWLAGTVIEHMCALLDVSALAELIASGGAKHMSASKPPHKPA; this comes from the coding sequence ATGAACCGTCCTGTCGAAATCAAGACCCGGCCGCAACTGGCGCTGCAATCCTATCTGGATTCGCTGCTGCAAGAGGCGACCGAGGAACTGCCGGTCACGCTTGAAGCGTTGCCCGAGGTGGTCGAGCCTGAAAGCACCCTGGATGAGTTCCAGGCGGCGGTTCTTGAAGAGCAGGCACGCGACGCACAAAAAACGGCAGCCGTGGTTGCCCCGGTAGTTGCCCCGGTTGCGGCGCCCGTTGCCCCGGTTGTGCCTGCGCCGGTGGTCGTGCCTGTGCTTGAGGCGCCTGCACCAGTCATGGCGCCTTCGCTGGTTGCGCCGTTGTTGCAGGCACTCGTGCCGCCGGTGGTTGAAGTTCATCTGCCGCCGAGCAACACGCCACCTCCCGTGGAGAGCGACGGGCGTCCGTCGTGGGCTGCCGAGCCGTTCGAATGCCTGTTGTTCGATGTGGCCGGGTTGACCCTGGCGGTGCCGCTGGTGTGCCTGGGTTCGATTTACTCGCTGGCCGGCCACGAGCTGACGCCGTTGTTCGGCCAGCCGGAATGGTTCCTCGGGATTTTGCCGAGCCAGGCCGGCAACCTGAAAGTGCTGGATACCGCGCGCTGGGTCATGCCGGATCGTTACCGCGACGACTTCCGCCAGGGCCTGCAATACGTGATCTCGGTTCAGGGTTATGAGTGGGGGCTGGCGGTGCATCAGGTCAGCCGCTCGTTGCGCCTGGACCCGAATGAAATCAAATGGCGCACCCATCGCGGGCAGCGGCCATGGCTGGCCGGTACGGTGATCGAGCACATGTGTGCGTTGCTCGACGTCTCCGCGCTGGCGGAACTGATTGCCAGTGGTGGCGCCAAGCACATGAGTGCGAGCAAGCCGCCACACAAGCCTGCGTGA
- a CDS encoding chemotaxis protein CheW: MNDKASSAKGSEDPILQWVTFKLDNETYGINVMRVQEVLRYTEIAPVPGAPSYVLGIINLRGNVVTVIDTRQRFGLGTVEVSDNTRIVIIEADKQVVGIMVDSVAEVVYLRQSEIETAPNVGNEESAKFIQGVCNKNNELLILVELDKMMSEEEWSELESI; encoded by the coding sequence ATGAATGATAAGGCGTCGTCTGCAAAGGGTTCCGAAGATCCGATCCTGCAATGGGTAACCTTCAAGCTGGATAACGAGACTTACGGCATCAACGTGATGCGGGTTCAGGAAGTCCTGCGCTACACCGAAATCGCGCCGGTTCCGGGTGCGCCAAGCTATGTATTGGGCATCATCAACCTGCGCGGCAACGTGGTGACCGTGATCGACACCCGCCAGCGTTTTGGCCTGGGTACGGTCGAAGTCAGCGACAACACCCGTATCGTCATCATTGAAGCCGACAAGCAAGTGGTCGGGATCATGGTCGACAGCGTGGCGGAAGTGGTTTACCTGCGTCAGTCGGAAATCGAAACCGCGCCAAACGTCGGTAACGAAGAGTCCGCCAAGTTCATCCAGGGCGTGTGCAACAAGAACAACGAGTTGCTGATCCTGGTCGAGCTGGACAAGATGATGAGCGAAGAAGAATGGTCGGAACTGGAGAGTATCTGA
- a CDS encoding DUF2802 domain-containing protein: MMLEVAVIVLFLFWAGTLAMFVAYIRAQRQIAAQQAQGDVLRDQRIKDLGKRVDDYQNGTVRMGEDLHELRAVVGPLPDKLAQLEQRDPSSLSFAQAARLVGMGASVDELTQSCGLTQAEAELMSKLHKS, encoded by the coding sequence TTGATGCTTGAGGTAGCTGTCATTGTCCTGTTCCTCTTTTGGGCAGGCACGCTGGCGATGTTCGTGGCGTACATCCGTGCTCAGCGGCAGATTGCTGCGCAACAGGCTCAGGGTGATGTGCTGCGCGACCAGCGCATCAAGGACCTGGGCAAGCGCGTCGACGATTACCAGAACGGCACGGTGCGCATGGGTGAAGACCTGCACGAGTTGCGCGCCGTCGTCGGGCCCTTACCGGACAAGCTTGCCCAGCTGGAGCAGCGCGATCCGTCCAGCCTGTCATTCGCTCAGGCGGCTCGCCTGGTGGGGATGGGCGCGAGTGTCGATGAACTCACTCAGTCCTGCGGGTTGACCCAGGCCGAGGCCGAGTTGATGAGCAAGTTGCACAAGAGCTAA
- a CDS encoding EscU/YscU/HrcU family type III secretion system export apparatus switch protein produces MNNANPPRQAIALKYDGQHAPTLTAKGDDELAEAILKIARECEVPIYENAELVKLLARMELGDSIPEELYRTIAEIIAFAWKLKGKFPEGHDTHAGMLEKDVTERGDDY; encoded by the coding sequence ATGAACAACGCCAACCCGCCACGCCAGGCCATCGCCCTCAAGTACGACGGCCAACACGCGCCAACCCTCACCGCCAAAGGCGATGACGAACTGGCCGAAGCCATCCTGAAAATCGCTCGCGAGTGTGAAGTGCCGATCTATGAGAACGCCGAGCTGGTGAAGCTACTGGCGCGCATGGAGCTGGGGGACAGTATCCCCGAGGAGTTGTATCGCACGATTGCCGAGATCATTGCGTTTGCGTGGAAACTCAAGGGCAAGTTTCCTGAAGGCCATGACACGCACGCAGGGATGCTGGAGAAGGATGTGACAGAACGCGGGGATGATTACTGA
- a CDS encoding flagellar hook-length control protein FliK, with the protein MTGEMNILPLPQATPAIPRPPVVSGELLKLLAPMEGLISAGQTAKAEVLSLKQTDQTFQLLLKVTLDNGRQTTVQATSTQPLPQGAQLAITQPSAGTLAITVQQALAANVATLTRLDTSQLPVGTLLQGKVLTNQVLPQTPGQPAVYRSLVSLLNTALSGSTLSIDSPQPLRIGSLLSALVQGSQSLSFVPLASRQEQLAVSQQLLAQQSRQGSLDGLIKTLQNLPPSDTNTADLRAAVDKLLAGLPDVQQLSTPKGLAQALANSGMFLESKLLAGQNPTLTPDMKGNLLRLIAQLAPGLPANSSFNATIAANTLAQALPSFVRSALGTLGQVSAKPQPSNFPLPSRLLQSLEGEGDLEHLLRLAAAAVSRLQSHQLSSLEQTGMTEDGRLQTTWQLEIPMRNLQDVVPLQVKFQREDAPEKQKDQKPAERGEPKERLWRVELAFDMEPLGPLQIQAQLAQGKLSGQLWAERPYTASLIESHLYELREQLRTSGLNVGDLDCHLGTPPQGPKTRLEQRWVDETA; encoded by the coding sequence ATGACAGGCGAAATGAACATCCTCCCGCTGCCACAAGCCACGCCGGCCATCCCGCGGCCACCGGTGGTCAGCGGTGAGCTGCTCAAGTTGCTGGCACCCATGGAAGGCCTGATCAGCGCCGGCCAGACCGCCAAGGCCGAAGTGCTGTCGCTCAAGCAGACCGACCAGACCTTTCAACTGCTGCTCAAGGTCACCCTCGACAACGGTCGCCAGACCACCGTGCAAGCCACCAGCACTCAGCCGCTGCCCCAGGGCGCACAACTGGCGATCACTCAACCGTCGGCCGGCACCCTGGCAATCACCGTGCAGCAGGCCCTCGCCGCCAATGTCGCCACCCTCACCCGCCTCGACACCTCGCAACTGCCGGTGGGCACGCTGTTGCAAGGCAAAGTACTGACCAATCAGGTGTTGCCGCAAACGCCCGGGCAACCGGCGGTCTATCGTTCGCTGGTGAGCCTGCTCAACACCGCATTGAGTGGCAGCACGCTGAGCATCGACAGCCCGCAGCCCTTGCGTATCGGCAGCCTGCTCAGTGCGTTGGTGCAGGGTTCGCAAAGCTTGAGCTTCGTGCCGCTGGCCAGCCGTCAGGAACAACTGGCGGTGAGCCAACAGTTGCTGGCCCAACAGAGCCGTCAGGGTTCATTGGACGGTTTGATCAAAACCCTGCAAAACCTGCCGCCGTCCGACACCAACACCGCCGACCTGCGCGCAGCCGTCGACAAGTTGCTGGCGGGTTTACCGGACGTGCAACAACTGAGTACCCCCAAGGGACTGGCGCAGGCGCTGGCCAACAGCGGGATGTTTCTGGAAAGCAAACTGCTGGCCGGACAAAACCCAACCCTCACGCCCGACATGAAAGGCAATTTGCTGCGTTTGATCGCGCAACTGGCGCCGGGCCTTCCGGCCAACAGCAGCTTCAACGCCACCATTGCCGCCAACACCCTGGCCCAGGCATTACCGAGTTTTGTACGCAGCGCCCTGGGCACACTCGGGCAGGTCAGCGCCAAACCGCAGCCGAGCAACTTCCCCCTGCCCTCACGGTTGCTGCAAAGCCTGGAAGGCGAAGGGGATCTGGAGCATTTGCTGCGTTTGGCCGCTGCCGCCGTTTCGCGCCTGCAAAGCCATCAGCTGTCGAGCCTGGAGCAAACCGGCATGACTGAAGACGGTCGCCTGCAAACCACCTGGCAACTGGAAATTCCCATGCGCAACCTGCAAGACGTGGTGCCGTTGCAGGTCAAATTCCAGCGCGAAGACGCCCCCGAGAAACAAAAAGACCAAAAACCTGCCGAACGCGGCGAACCCAAAGAGCGGCTGTGGCGGGTAGAACTGGCGTTCGATATGGAGCCGCTGGGCCCACTGCAGATTCAGGCTCAACTGGCTCAGGGCAAACTCAGCGGTCAACTCTGGGCCGAGCGCCCATACACCGCCAGCCTGATCGAAAGTCATTTGTATGAGTTGCGTGAACAGCTGCGCACATCAGGCCTGAACGTCGGCGACCTGGATTGCCACCTCGGCACGCCACCACAAGGTCCAAAAACCCGTCTCGAACAACGCTGGGTCGACGAAACCGCATGA
- the ccmA gene encoding cytochrome c biogenesis heme-transporting ATPase CcmA: MTSPLLEVVALACERDWRMLFEHLDLRLSGGEMLQISGPNGSGKTSLLRLLAGLMQPTAGQVLLKGLPLTEQRTELAHNLLWIGHAAGIKDLLTPEENLSWLCALHRPATHEAIWQALTSVGLRGFEDVPCHTLSAGQQRRVALARLYLDSPPLWILDEPFTALDKQGVAQLEEHLAGHCERGGMVVLTTHHTLTRMPAGYRDIDLGHWAV; this comes from the coding sequence TTGACCAGCCCTCTTCTAGAAGTCGTAGCGCTTGCCTGTGAGCGAGACTGGCGGATGCTCTTCGAACACCTCGATTTGCGTCTGTCCGGCGGCGAGATGTTGCAGATCAGCGGCCCCAACGGCAGCGGCAAGACCAGCCTGCTGCGCTTGCTCGCCGGGCTGATGCAGCCGACCGCCGGGCAAGTCCTGCTCAAGGGCCTGCCCTTGACCGAACAACGTACGGAGCTGGCGCATAACCTGCTGTGGATCGGCCATGCCGCCGGGATCAAGGACTTGCTGACACCCGAGGAGAACCTCAGTTGGTTGTGTGCCCTGCACCGGCCCGCCACGCACGAGGCCATCTGGCAAGCGCTGACGTCGGTCGGACTGCGCGGTTTCGAAGATGTTCCCTGCCACACCCTGTCCGCCGGTCAGCAACGGCGCGTGGCGCTGGCCCGCTTGTACCTGGACAGCCCGCCGTTGTGGATTCTCGACGAACCGTTCACCGCCCTCGACAAGCAGGGCGTCGCACAGCTTGAAGAACACCTGGCCGGGCATTGCGAGCGCGGCGGCATGGTGGTGTTGACCACGCACCACACCTTGACGCGGATGCCGGCCGGTTATCGCGACATCGATTTGGGGCACTGGGCCGTATGA
- the ccmB gene encoding heme exporter protein CcmB: MSVFGLLVAREARLLFRRPAELANPLVFFAIVVALFPLAVGPETQLLQTLSPGLVWVAALLSVLLSLDGLFRSDFEDGSLEQWVLSSHPLALLVLAKVLAHWVFSGLALVLLAPLLALMLGLPAACLPVLLLSLLLGTPVLSLLGAVGAALTVGLKRGGLLLALLILPLYIPVLILGSGALQATLQGMPATGYLLWLGSLTALAITLTPFAIAAGLKISVGE; encoded by the coding sequence ATGAGTGTTTTTGGACTATTGGTCGCCCGTGAGGCGCGTTTGCTGTTTCGCCGACCGGCGGAGCTGGCGAACCCGCTGGTGTTCTTCGCGATCGTTGTTGCATTGTTCCCTTTGGCGGTCGGACCCGAGACTCAATTGTTGCAAACCTTGTCTCCGGGGCTGGTCTGGGTAGCGGCGCTTTTGTCCGTCCTGCTTTCGCTGGACGGGCTTTTTCGCAGTGATTTCGAGGACGGTTCCCTCGAACAGTGGGTCCTTTCGTCGCACCCCCTGGCACTTCTGGTTTTGGCCAAGGTACTGGCACACTGGGTGTTTTCCGGCCTGGCGCTGGTATTGCTGGCGCCGTTGCTGGCATTGATGCTCGGGTTGCCTGCCGCGTGTCTGCCGGTCCTGCTGTTGTCGTTGCTGCTCGGTACGCCGGTATTGAGTTTGCTCGGGGCAGTAGGCGCGGCGCTGACGGTGGGGTTGAAGCGCGGCGGTCTGCTGCTGGCGCTGTTGATCCTTCCGCTGTACATCCCGGTGTTGATTCTCGGCAGTGGCGCCTTGCAGGCGACATTGCAGGGCATGCCGGCGACCGGTTATCTGCTATGGCTTGGGAGCCTGACCGCCCTGGCGATAACCCTGACACCTTTTGCAATAGCCGCTGGCCTGAAGATTAGCGTCGGCGAATAA
- a CDS encoding heme ABC transporter permease, protein MNWTWFHKLGSPKWFYGISGRLLPWLSVAALLLISAGVVWGLAFAPPDYQQGNSFRIIYIHVPAAMLAQSCYVMLAVCGIVGLVWKMKLADVALQCAAPIGAWMTAVALVTGAIWGKPTWGSWWVWDARLTSMLILLFLYFGLIALGNAISNRDSAAKACAVLAIVGVINIPIIKYSVEWWNTLHQGATFTLTEKPAMPAEMWLPLLLTVLGFYCFFGAVLLLRMRLEVLKREARASWVKAEVQNSLGVAR, encoded by the coding sequence ATGAACTGGACTTGGTTTCATAAGCTCGGCTCGCCTAAATGGTTTTACGGCATCAGCGGCAGACTCCTGCCCTGGCTGAGCGTCGCGGCGTTGCTGCTGATCAGTGCCGGTGTGGTCTGGGGCCTGGCTTTCGCGCCACCGGACTACCAGCAAGGCAACAGCTTTCGCATCATCTACATCCACGTGCCTGCCGCCATGCTGGCGCAGTCCTGCTACGTGATGCTCGCCGTGTGCGGCATTGTCGGGCTGGTGTGGAAAATGAAGCTGGCCGACGTCGCCCTGCAATGCGCGGCGCCGATCGGTGCCTGGATGACCGCCGTGGCGCTGGTCACCGGGGCGATCTGGGGCAAGCCGACCTGGGGCTCGTGGTGGGTCTGGGACGCGCGCCTGACCTCGATGCTGATTCTGCTGTTTCTGTATTTCGGCCTGATTGCCCTGGGCAACGCCATCAGCAATCGCGACAGTGCGGCCAAGGCCTGCGCGGTACTGGCGATTGTCGGCGTGATCAATATCCCGATCATCAAGTACTCGGTGGAGTGGTGGAACACCCTGCACCAGGGCGCGACCTTCACCCTTACCGAAAAACCGGCCATGCCCGCAGAAATGTGGCTGCCGCTGTTGCTGACGGTGCTGGGTTTCTACTGTTTCTTTGGCGCCGTGCTGTTGTTGCGCATGCGCCTCGAAGTGCTCAAGCGTGAAGCCCGCGCCAGTTGGGTGAAAGCTGAAGTTCAAAACAGCCTGGGGGTCGCCCGATGA
- the ccmD gene encoding heme exporter protein CcmD has product MSFASFGDFLAMGHHGLYVWTSYGICLAVLAFNVAAPILARKRYLQQEARRLRRENSK; this is encoded by the coding sequence ATGAGTTTCGCTTCGTTCGGCGACTTCCTCGCCATGGGCCATCATGGCCTTTATGTCTGGACGTCTTATGGCATCTGCCTGGCGGTACTGGCCTTCAACGTGGCCGCGCCGATCCTGGCCCGCAAGCGTTATCTGCAACAAGAGGCGCGTCGTCTGCGCCGGGAGAACAGCAAGTGA
- the ccmE gene encoding cytochrome c maturation protein CcmE codes for MNPLRKKRLIIILAILIGVAAAVGLALSALQQNINLFYTPTQIANGEAPQDTRIRAGGMVEAGSLQRSGDSLDVKFVVTDFNKSVTITYRGILPDLFREGQGIVALGKLNAEGVVVADEVLAKHDEKYMPPEVTKALKDSGQSAPTQAKEG; via the coding sequence GTGAATCCCCTGCGTAAAAAACGTCTGATCATCATTCTCGCGATTCTGATCGGGGTCGCCGCCGCCGTCGGCCTGGCCCTGAGTGCCTTGCAGCAGAACATCAACCTGTTTTACACCCCGACCCAGATCGCCAACGGCGAAGCCCCGCAAGACACGCGTATTCGTGCCGGCGGCATGGTCGAGGCCGGTTCGTTGCAGCGTTCCGGCGACTCGCTGGACGTGAAATTCGTCGTCACCGACTTCAACAAATCCGTGACCATCACCTATCGCGGCATTCTTCCGGACCTGTTCCGTGAAGGGCAGGGCATCGTGGCGCTGGGCAAGCTCAACGCCGAGGGCGTGGTGGTGGCCGACGAAGTACTGGCCAAGCACGACGAAAAATACATGCCGCCGGAAGTCACCAAGGCGCTCAAGGACAGCGGTCAGTCCGCGCCGACACAAGCGAAGGAGGGTTGA